One Spiribacter halobius DNA segment encodes these proteins:
- a CDS encoding type II toxin-antitoxin system PemK/MazF family toxin, with amino-acid sequence MPITIHPKVGQILLCDFSRGFKEPEMVKPERPVIVLSPEMKGRPRLVTVVALSTTPPNPVMPYHLELPRACLPQLGRFQDRRSWVKGDMVYAVGFHRLELIRLGKRDPNTGKRLYFKDRLGRERMRDVYACVLQALNLGRLEPHL; translated from the coding sequence ATGCCAATAACGATCCACCCCAAGGTCGGCCAAATACTGCTGTGTGACTTCTCCCGCGGGTTTAAGGAACCTGAGATGGTTAAGCCCGAGCGGCCAGTCATTGTGCTCTCGCCGGAGATGAAGGGTCGGCCAAGGCTGGTGACCGTTGTGGCGCTGAGCACGACACCCCCGAATCCCGTCATGCCCTACCACTTGGAGCTACCTCGCGCGTGCCTACCGCAGCTTGGCCGCTTCCAGGACCGGAGGTCATGGGTTAAAGGCGACATGGTCTATGCGGTAGGCTTCCATCGCCTAGAACTGATTCGGCTCGGCAAGCGGGATCCAAATACCGGCAAGCGGTTGTACTTTAAGGACCGGCTCGGCCGAGAGAGGATGCGAGATGTTTACGCCTGCGTCCTACAAGCATTGAACCTTGGCCGCCTAGAGCCGCACCTATAG
- a CDS encoding sigma 54-interacting transcriptional regulator, which translates to MTTGHRILVVDDDPGVLRLLCIRLRSQGYEVATAESGEEALANVAGVRPHLVITDLRMDGMDGMTLFQNLRRRHPNLPVIILTAHGSIPDAVEATKSGVFGFIPKPFEAPALLEQVESAIRLSGARSEATESENEAWRAHILTRSPAMEDVLQRARMVAPSEASVFIHGDSGTGKELLARAVHQASRRADGAFVAVNCGAIPENLLESELFGHRKGAFTGATSDHEGLFKAADGGTLFLDEIGDMPLSLQVKLLRVLQEQQIRPVGSTRALPVDVRIISATHRDLEDEMAEGRFREDLYYRLNVVSLSLPPLAERREDIPLLANHFLSQLAAKYGKRLRGFAPEAMERLVSAPWRGNIRQLYNVVEQAAILSTAPIVPDDLVQSALRDDTPGLPAFADARRDFERDYLVKLLQITEGNVSQAARLARRNRTEFYKLLNRHDLNPSLFKQAR; encoded by the coding sequence ATGACCACTGGCCACCGCATTCTCGTCGTCGACGACGACCCGGGCGTGCTGCGCCTGCTCTGTATCCGGCTGCGCTCCCAGGGCTACGAGGTGGCCACGGCGGAGAGCGGCGAGGAGGCCCTGGCCAACGTGGCCGGCGTGCGCCCGCATCTGGTCATCACCGACCTGCGCATGGACGGCATGGACGGCATGACGCTGTTCCAGAACCTGCGCCGGCGTCATCCCAACCTGCCGGTGATCATCCTCACCGCCCACGGCTCCATACCGGATGCCGTCGAGGCCACCAAGAGCGGCGTCTTCGGCTTCATCCCCAAGCCCTTCGAGGCGCCGGCGCTGCTCGAGCAGGTGGAGAGCGCGATCCGCCTCTCCGGCGCCCGGAGCGAGGCCACCGAGAGCGAGAACGAGGCCTGGCGCGCCCACATCCTCACCCGCTCGCCGGCGATGGAGGACGTCCTGCAGCGCGCGCGCATGGTGGCGCCAAGCGAGGCGAGCGTGTTCATCCACGGCGACAGCGGCACCGGCAAGGAACTGCTCGCCCGCGCCGTGCACCAGGCGAGCCGCCGCGCCGATGGGGCCTTTGTCGCGGTCAACTGTGGTGCCATCCCGGAGAACCTTCTGGAGTCGGAGCTCTTCGGCCACAGGAAGGGCGCCTTCACCGGCGCCACCAGCGATCACGAGGGGCTGTTCAAGGCCGCCGACGGGGGCACGCTGTTCCTCGACGAGATCGGCGACATGCCCCTGTCGCTGCAGGTGAAGCTGCTCCGGGTGCTCCAGGAGCAGCAGATCCGCCCGGTGGGCTCCACCCGCGCCCTGCCGGTGGACGTGCGCATCATCTCCGCCACCCATCGGGACCTCGAGGACGAGATGGCCGAAGGCCGCTTCCGCGAGGACCTCTATTACCGCCTGAACGTGGTCAGCCTGTCGCTGCCGCCGCTCGCCGAGCGCCGCGAGGACATCCCGCTCCTCGCCAACCACTTTCTCTCCCAGCTCGCCGCCAAGTACGGCAAGCGCCTGCGCGGCTTCGCCCCCGAGGCCATGGAGCGGCTGGTGAGCGCGCCCTGGCGCGGCAATATCCGCCAGCTCTACAACGTCGTGGAACAGGCGGCAATACTCTCCACGGCCCCCATCGTGCCGGACGACCTGGTCCAGAGCGCCCTGCGCGATGACACCCCGGGCCTGCCTGCCTTCGCCGACGCCCGACGGGACTTCGAGCGCGACTACCTCGTGAAGCTGCTGCAGATCACCGAGGGCAACGTCAGCCAGGCCGCGCGCCTCGCCCGGCGCAACCGGACCGAGTTCTACAAGCTGCTGAACCGGCACGACCTCAACCCGAGCCTGTTCAAGCAGGCACGCTGA
- the pal gene encoding peptidoglycan-associated lipoprotein Pal, with protein MKTVTRWLLILLVAAAVAGCATTDDEIGDEEMREMDEAAERAAAEREAERARREAEEAEAAGAAGAAGFEGDALEDPDSPLSERVIYFEFDSSNIDAEGIELLEAHADYLAENPQRRVLVEGHTDERGSREYNLALGERRAQAVARVLQLNGVDDDQVETLSYGEEQPAANGSNEEAWAQNRRAELVYER; from the coding sequence ATGAAGACGGTTACCCGCTGGCTGCTGATCCTGCTGGTGGCCGCCGCCGTTGCCGGCTGCGCCACCACCGACGACGAGATCGGCGACGAAGAGATGCGCGAGATGGACGAGGCCGCCGAGCGCGCGGCCGCCGAGCGCGAGGCCGAGCGTGCCCGGCGCGAGGCGGAGGAAGCCGAAGCCGCCGGTGCCGCGGGCGCGGCCGGCTTCGAGGGCGATGCCCTGGAGGACCCGGACAGCCCGCTTTCCGAGCGCGTGATCTATTTCGAATTCGACAGCAGCAACATCGACGCCGAAGGCATCGAGCTGCTGGAGGCGCACGCCGACTACCTCGCCGAGAACCCCCAGCGGCGCGTGCTGGTGGAGGGCCACACCGACGAGCGCGGCTCCCGCGAGTACAACCTGGCCCTCGGCGAGCGCCGTGCCCAGGCCGTTGCCCGTGTGCTGCAGCTCAACGGCGTGGACGACGACCAGGTGGAGACCCTGAGCTACGGCGAGGAGCAGCCCGCCGCGAACGGCAGCAACGAGGAGGCCTGGGCGCAGAACCGCCGGGCCGAGCTCGTCTACGAACGCTGA
- the tolQ gene encoding protein TolQ, producing MSVDLSIMHLVLEASLVVQLVMLILLAASVTSWALIFRKHRALRQAQSGAEEFEDRFWSGGNLAEIYSQVSQPHEETGGMERIFRAGFREFSRMRKQQAGAESTVEASHRAMRVSLTRELDQLEAYVPFLATVGSTSPYVGLFGTVWGIMNSFRALGNMQQATLATVAPGIAEALIATALGLFAAIPAVIAYNRCASQIERLTNRYEIFVEEFTSILQRHVHSQNLPRASAAE from the coding sequence ATGTCGGTTGACCTTTCCATCATGCACCTGGTGCTGGAGGCGAGCCTCGTCGTCCAGCTGGTGATGCTCATCCTGCTCGCGGCCTCGGTGACCTCCTGGGCCCTGATCTTCCGCAAGCACCGGGCGCTGCGTCAGGCGCAGTCCGGGGCCGAGGAATTCGAGGACCGCTTCTGGTCCGGCGGCAATCTCGCCGAGATCTACAGCCAGGTCAGCCAGCCCCACGAGGAGACCGGCGGCATGGAGCGGATCTTCCGTGCCGGCTTCCGCGAGTTCTCGCGCATGCGCAAGCAGCAGGCGGGCGCGGAATCCACCGTCGAGGCGTCGCACCGGGCGATGCGGGTCTCGCTCACCCGGGAGCTGGACCAGCTCGAGGCCTACGTGCCGTTCCTCGCCACCGTGGGCTCCACCAGCCCCTATGTCGGCCTGTTCGGCACGGTCTGGGGCATCATGAATTCCTTCCGCGCGCTCGGGAACATGCAGCAGGCGACGCTGGCCACGGTTGCGCCGGGCATCGCCGAGGCCCTGATCGCCACCGCCCTCGGCCTGTTTGCCGCGATCCCGGCGGTGATTGCCTACAACCGCTGCGCCAGCCAGATCGAGCGGCTCACCAACCGCTACGAGATCTTCGTCGAGGAGTTCACCAGCATCCTGCAGCGCCACGTGCACAGCCAGAACCTGCCGCGCGCGAGCGCGGCGGAGTAG
- the tolB gene encoding Tol-Pal system beta propeller repeat protein TolB has protein sequence MSEQLAYTTRRPQWRRAKTHGKGDLMLRLLCLLLALALAAPAAGQVRIEITGGAEGALPIAVVPFQVGAGAVPPTTDMAGIIRADLYRSGLFDPLDPENHLGQPSRFEDVRFQNWRALGADSLVVGRIEGGAEGRYTVRYELLDVYGGDRLEGKRFRVNADALRPLAHTISDEIFQRLIGRPGGFNTRIAYVQVEGSGDEQQHKLVIAQADGHGPQTILTSGRPILSPDWSPDGERIAYVSFESGRDQRIFVQTVASGAREVVADYPGLNGAPAWSPDGERLAVTLSKDGNPDIYILTPGSDRQPRRVTRHFGIDTEPAWSPDGEHLYFTSDRGGSPQVYRVAADGGEAERVTFQGSYNASPDLSTDGRLMTFVHRQDGNFRIAVMDLERELMRVLTEGSLDESPSFSASGTMIAYTRATGGDSELATVSVYGRAQGELTDFPAEVREPDWSPLPQ, from the coding sequence ATGAGTGAACAGCTGGCTTACACTACCCGCCGCCCGCAATGGCGACGGGCCAAGACCCACGGCAAGGGGGACCTCATGTTGCGGCTGCTGTGCCTGCTCCTCGCCCTCGCACTGGCCGCCCCGGCGGCGGGCCAGGTGCGCATCGAGATCACCGGCGGCGCCGAGGGCGCGCTGCCCATCGCGGTGGTGCCTTTTCAGGTGGGCGCCGGCGCCGTGCCGCCGACAACGGACATGGCCGGGATCATCCGCGCCGACCTCTACCGCAGCGGCCTGTTCGACCCGCTCGACCCGGAGAACCACCTCGGCCAGCCGAGCCGTTTCGAGGACGTCCGCTTCCAGAACTGGCGCGCCCTCGGCGCGGACAGCCTGGTGGTGGGCCGCATCGAGGGCGGAGCCGAGGGCCGCTATACGGTCCGCTACGAGCTGCTGGACGTCTACGGCGGCGACCGGCTGGAGGGCAAGCGCTTCCGCGTCAACGCCGACGCCCTGCGCCCGCTCGCCCACACCATCAGCGACGAGATCTTCCAGCGCCTGATCGGCCGCCCGGGCGGCTTCAATACGCGCATCGCCTACGTCCAGGTCGAGGGCAGCGGCGACGAGCAGCAGCACAAGCTCGTGATCGCCCAGGCGGACGGTCACGGGCCGCAGACCATCCTCACCTCGGGCCGGCCGATCCTCTCCCCGGACTGGTCTCCCGACGGCGAGCGCATCGCCTACGTCTCCTTCGAGTCCGGGCGCGACCAGCGCATCTTCGTGCAGACGGTGGCAAGCGGGGCGCGCGAGGTGGTGGCCGACTACCCCGGTTTGAACGGCGCCCCGGCCTGGTCCCCGGACGGCGAGCGCCTGGCGGTGACCCTCTCCAAGGACGGCAACCCGGACATCTACATCCTGACGCCAGGCAGTGACCGGCAGCCCCGCCGGGTGACCCGGCACTTCGGCATCGACACCGAGCCCGCCTGGTCGCCGGACGGCGAGCACCTGTACTTCACCTCCGACCGCGGTGGCAGCCCGCAGGTCTACCGCGTCGCCGCCGATGGCGGCGAGGCGGAACGGGTCACCTTCCAGGGCAGCTACAACGCGAGCCCGGACCTCTCCACGGACGGCCGGCTGATGACCTTCGTCCATCGCCAGGACGGCAACTTCCGCATCGCCGTCATGGACCTCGAGCGCGAGCTCATGCGGGTGCTCACCGAGGGCTCGCTGGACGAATCGCCGAGCTTCTCGGCAAGCGGTACGATGATCGCGTACACCCGGGCCACCGGCGGAGACAGCGAGCTCGCCACCGTGTCCGTCTACGGCCGCGCCCAGGGCGAGCTCACCGACTTCCCCGCCGAGGTGCGCGAGCCGGACTGGTCGCCGCTGCCGCAATGA
- the ybgF gene encoding tol-pal system protein YbgF: MTIARPLSALALAAALAFAAGPAAAQSNSELNERLERIERRLESSALIELMNSSEALRQEVSALRGDIEVLRREVQSLKERQREIYVDVDERLRALETAAAESDSDGSDDDTADADGERADDGDGGPDTTSGETPPEGGDAAGAGDADGAADDEPGAGESEAYQAAFDTLREGRYDQAAEQFRRFLEDYPDSRLAANARYWLGESHYVVREFDAALEHFEQVLEDYPDSNKRPDALLKIGFVHFEEERTEEARTALQQVVEEYPDTTAANLAQQRLDRL; the protein is encoded by the coding sequence ATGACCATCGCCCGTCCCCTCTCCGCCCTCGCCCTCGCCGCCGCCCTCGCGTTCGCGGCGGGGCCGGCGGCGGCCCAGTCCAACAGCGAGCTGAACGAGCGCCTGGAGCGGATCGAGCGCCGGCTCGAGAGCAGCGCGCTCATCGAGCTCATGAACAGCTCCGAGGCCCTGCGCCAGGAGGTCAGCGCCCTGCGCGGGGATATCGAGGTCCTGCGTCGGGAGGTGCAGTCCCTTAAGGAGCGCCAGCGCGAGATCTACGTGGACGTCGACGAACGTCTGCGGGCACTGGAGACGGCCGCCGCGGAGAGCGATTCCGACGGCAGCGACGACGACACCGCCGACGCCGACGGCGAGCGCGCGGACGACGGCGATGGCGGCCCGGACACTACCAGCGGCGAGACGCCACCGGAGGGCGGCGACGCCGCCGGCGCCGGGGATGCTGACGGCGCCGCCGATGACGAGCCCGGCGCGGGCGAGTCCGAGGCCTACCAGGCCGCCTTCGATACCCTGCGCGAGGGCCGCTACGACCAGGCCGCCGAGCAGTTCCGGCGCTTCCTCGAGGACTACCCGGACAGCCGCCTCGCTGCCAACGCCCGCTACTGGCTCGGCGAGTCCCACTACGTCGTGCGCGAGTTCGACGCCGCCCTGGAGCACTTCGAGCAGGTCCTCGAAGACTACCCGGACAGTAACAAGCGCCCGGACGCCCTGCTCAAGATCGGCTTCGTCCACTTCGAGGAGGAACGCACCGAGGAGGCGCGCACTGCCCTGCAGCAGGTGGTCGAGGAATACCCTGACACCACCGCCGCCAACCTCGCCCAGCAGCGTCTCGATCGCCTCTGA
- the tolR gene encoding protein TolR: MAEINVVPYIDVMLVLLVIFMVTAPLLYQGVEIELPQAGSEPLPQEEREPVIVEVDREGRFYLSIGAQADDEPVSAREVVVNVTAVMREQPQTPVLVRGDAGVPYGRVIEIMAALKQAGVPQVGLMTQPPAEG, encoded by the coding sequence ATGGCGGAGATCAACGTCGTCCCCTACATCGACGTCATGCTCGTGCTGCTGGTGATCTTCATGGTGACCGCGCCGCTGCTCTACCAGGGCGTGGAGATCGAGCTGCCCCAGGCCGGCAGCGAGCCGCTGCCCCAGGAGGAGCGCGAGCCGGTGATCGTGGAGGTGGACCGGGAGGGCCGCTTCTACCTCAGCATCGGCGCCCAGGCGGACGATGAGCCGGTCTCCGCCCGGGAGGTGGTGGTGAACGTCACTGCCGTGATGCGCGAGCAGCCCCAGACACCGGTACTGGTGCGCGGGGACGCCGGGGTGCCCTACGGCCGGGTGATCGAGATCATGGCCGCGCTGAAGCAGGCCGGCGTCCCTCAGGTGGGGCTGATGACGCAGCCGCCGGCGGAGGGCTGA
- the ybgC gene encoding tol-pal system-associated acyl-CoA thioesterase, whose amino-acid sequence MHDQPTAPHTLALRVYYEDTDAGGVAYHTSYLRWFERGRTEWLRALGFGQAELTERTGRLFVVRSLSVDYLAPARLDDRLQVLTRAARRGRARLCFHQETHALAPAEATLCRGRVEVVCMDTTGRPRPLPPEICTRLDDVG is encoded by the coding sequence TTGCACGATCAGCCCACCGCGCCGCACACCCTCGCCCTGCGCGTGTACTACGAGGACACGGATGCCGGAGGCGTCGCCTACCATACGAGCTACCTGCGCTGGTTCGAGCGCGGGCGCACCGAATGGCTGCGGGCGCTCGGCTTCGGCCAGGCCGAGCTCACCGAGCGTACCGGGCGGCTGTTCGTGGTCCGTTCCCTGAGCGTGGACTACCTCGCGCCGGCGCGGTTGGACGACCGGCTGCAGGTGCTCACCCGGGCCGCCCGCCGGGGCCGGGCGCGGCTTTGCTTTCACCAGGAGACCCACGCCCTGGCGCCCGCGGAGGCCACCCTCTGTCGGGGGCGGGTCGAGGTGGTCTGCATGGACACCACGGGCCGGCCGCGGCCGCTGCCCCCAGAGATCTGCACGAGGCTCGACGATGTCGGTTGA
- the tolA gene encoding cell envelope integrity protein TolA, translating into MAGRDLLYVFYSILAHVALLGLFALSLNLAPTTRGADDDGEAIQAIAVEEQEVEQAVERLEAEREAQRREREEALAELEAQRQAEQERLEALREEQARLEAEREAERQAAEEAAAQAEREREAAEQARREREAQEQARQEAEAQARREREAAEQARREAEEQARREREAAEQARREQEAAEQARREAEEQARREAEEQARREAEEQARREAEEQARREAEEQARREAEEQARREAEEQARREREQALREEMRREAEAREQAARERRIAQARSQYDAAIRDKVRRSWTRPAGTPDGLSCVVEVRLGAGGTVLEARVVESSGNPAFDRSAETAVLRADPLPMPDDPELAAPYRQGVRFEFRPDE; encoded by the coding sequence ATGGCCGGCCGCGATCTTCTCTACGTCTTCTACTCGATACTCGCCCACGTCGCCCTCCTCGGGCTGTTCGCGCTGAGCCTCAACCTCGCGCCCACCACCCGGGGCGCGGACGACGACGGCGAGGCGATCCAGGCCATCGCCGTGGAGGAGCAGGAGGTGGAGCAGGCCGTGGAGCGGCTGGAGGCCGAGCGCGAGGCGCAGCGGCGTGAGCGCGAGGAGGCGCTGGCGGAGCTGGAGGCTCAGCGGCAGGCGGAACAGGAGCGGCTGGAGGCCCTGCGCGAGGAGCAGGCGCGCCTCGAGGCCGAGCGCGAGGCGGAGCGTCAGGCCGCCGAGGAGGCCGCCGCGCAGGCCGAGCGGGAACGCGAGGCGGCCGAGCAGGCCCGGCGCGAGCGGGAGGCGCAGGAGCAGGCGCGCCAGGAAGCGGAAGCCCAGGCGCGACGCGAGCGCGAGGCTGCCGAACAGGCCCGGCGCGAGGCCGAGGAACAGGCACGGCGGGAGCGCGAGGCCGCGGAGCAGGCGCGCCGGGAACAGGAGGCCGCGGAACAGGCCCGCCGCGAAGCCGAGGAGCAGGCGCGCCGGGAGGCCGAGGAGCAGGCTCGGCGCGAGGCGGAGGAACAGGCACGCCGGGAGGCCGAGGAGCAGGCCCGGCGCGAGGCGGAGGAACAGGCACGCCGGGAGGCCGAGGAGCAGGCCCGGCGCGAAGCCGAGGAACAGGCGCGACGCGAGCGCGAGCAGGCGCTCCGCGAGGAGATGCGGCGTGAAGCCGAGGCCCGGGAACAGGCCGCCCGCGAGCGGCGCATCGCCCAGGCCCGCAGCCAGTACGATGCCGCCATCCGCGACAAGGTCCGGCGCAGCTGGACCCGCCCCGCAGGCACCCCGGATGGGCTGTCCTGCGTGGTGGAGGTCCGGCTCGGCGCCGGTGGCACGGTGCTCGAAGCCCGCGTGGTGGAGAGCAGCGGCAACCCCGCCTTCGACCGCTCGGCGGAGACGGCCGTCCTGCGCGCCGACCCGCTGCCAATGCCCGACGACCCCGAGCTCGCCGCTCCCTATCGCCAGGGCGTGCGATTCGAGTTCCGCCCCGATGAGTGA